The following proteins are encoded in a genomic region of Pseudomonadota bacterium:
- a CDS encoding biotin/lipoyl-binding protein gives MPRFIKLTLPALVLVALAAGGRVYLARESAQPGSTHRESGPGPAPAAATMVPRGMPVTTVPVRVGIARVMVDTVGSLLADEAVVLRPEIDGRIQSLAFTEGQAAARGDALIALDPAEYEADVAQKEATADLWQLKFSHARDLSSPQSRREWAQRR, from the coding sequence ATGCCGAGGTTCATCAAACTCACCCTGCCGGCGCTCGTCCTCGTCGCGCTGGCCGCCGGCGGACGGGTCTATCTTGCACGTGAGTCGGCCCAGCCTGGGTCGACACACCGTGAGAGCGGCCCGGGTCCGGCGCCCGCCGCCGCGACGATGGTCCCTCGGGGCATGCCTGTGACCACGGTTCCGGTGCGGGTCGGCATCGCGCGCGTCATGGTGGACACGGTGGGGAGCCTCCTGGCCGACGAGGCCGTGGTGCTGCGCCCGGAGATCGACGGCCGCATCCAGTCGCTCGCCTTCACCGAGGGACAGGCGGCGGCACGCGGGGACGCTCTCATCGCCTTGGACCCGGCCGAATATGAAGCCGATGTCGCGCAGAAGGAGGCGACCGCGGACCTCTGGCAGCTCAAATTCAGCCATGCTCGGGACCTCAGCTCACCGCAATCGCGCCGGGAATGGGCCCAGAGACGCTGA